In Saccharomycodes ludwigii strain NBRC 1722 chromosome III, whole genome shotgun sequence, one DNA window encodes the following:
- the EFM6 gene encoding putative protein-lysine N-methyltransferase (similar to Saccharomyces cerevisiae YNL024C | EFM6 | Elongation Factor Methyltransferase), with translation MEKDTEADSFFANFLDIVPSRKIEHLGTTGLEFNGQLSPELKIYEDGGGLGCGGKIWIAGELLCEYIMEHKVNFNVYDKVIELGSGTGIVGLLLGLMNNQGLWINDKYKEEQNSKKVYVTDITELVPLMDKNVNLNNVGNVVEAASLEWGEPVEAKFSAGLDLVLAADCVYLEKAFPLLEKTLLDLTSVDKPPMILMSYRKRRKADKHFFIKIKKNFKVIEIKDFKNFAQYLKQRTHLFQLIRLNR, from the coding sequence atggaaaaggaCACAGAAGCTGATAgtttttttgcaaatttCTTGGATATAGTTCCAAGTAGAAAAATAGAACATCTAGGTACTACAGGGCTAGAATTCAATGGACAACTATCGCCAGAATTAAAGATATATGAAGATGGAGGAGGTTTAGGTTGTGGTGGTAAAATTTGGATTGCTGGTGAGTTGCTGTGTGAATATATAATGGAACATAAAGTTAATTTCAATGTATATGATAAGGTAATTGAATTGGGCAGTGGAACTGGTATCGTTGGTTTGCTACTAGGTTTAATGAACAACCAAGGTTTGTGGATAAATGATAAATACAAAGAAGAACAGAATTCGAAAAAGGTATATGTTACTGATATTACCGAATTAGTACCGTTAATGGATAAGAATGtcaatttaaataatgtgGGAAATGTTGTAGAAGCTGCTAGCCTGGAATGGGGTGAGCCAGTTGAAGCAAAATTTAGCGCCGGTTTGGACTTGGTCTTGGCTGCTGATTGTGTTTATTTGGAAAAGGCATTTCCGTTACTAGAAAAAACACTTTTGGATCTGACAAGTGTGGATAAACCACCAATGATTCTAATGAGttatagaaaaagaagaaaggcagataaacatttttttattaaaattaaaaagaatttcAAAGTAATAGAAATTAAAGATTTCAAGAATTTTGCCCAGTATCTGAAACAGAGAACGCATTTATTCCAACTGATTAGGTTAAATAGATAA
- the RSM25 gene encoding mitochondrial 37S ribosomal protein mS23 (similar to Saccharomyces cerevisiae YIL093C | RSM25 | Ribosomal Small subunit of Mitochondria), giving the protein MKIQKDAVNILQRTSDYLASGIITKKPQWYDIVANIPPTKQFTRIPRLNDNPSTGKPAYQDNVTCLDKLNTITSKGYFKTRPNSIDKHKSTKHLYKPVKLKFFEDKLRTVFYDQHPWELSRPKVLIENLSVDISKYDWSSIQQLGKPLDGESVVQRTLYLLKNENKDLKEAYDIARFEFYKLRIEEELNNQIVLEEAIMMGSVFKESAIETGFRQEQDVIKAWEKKAIRKTQLLEAKSSNPSAAAFNDSNGKLGDKQQSDAIDEEELAL; this is encoded by the coding sequence ATGAAGATCCAGAAAGACGCCGTTAACATTTTACAACGTACTTCAGATTACCTAGCAAGTGGAATAATCACTAAAAAACCACAATGGTATGACATTGTTGCTAATATCCCACCAACCAAACAATTCACTCGTATTCCAAGACTAAATGATAATCCTTCCACCGGGAAACCAGCTTATCAGGATAACGTTACCTGTCtagataaattaaataccATTACCAGCAAgggatattttaaaaccaGACCTAATTCTATTGATAAACACAAAAGCACTaaacatttatataaacctgttaaattgaaatttttcGAAGACAAGTTAAGGACTGTATTTTATGACCAGCATCCATGGGAATTATCCAGACCTAAAgttttaattgaaaatttatCAGTTGATATTTCTAAATATGATTGGAGTTCAATACAACAACTAGGTAAACCTTTAGATGGTGAAAGCGTTGTCCAAAGaactttatatttgttgaaaaatgaGAATAAGGATTTAAAAGAGGCTTACGATATAGCAAGATTTGAATTTTACAAACTAAGGATTGAAGAGGAGCTTAATAATCAAATTGTTTTAGAAGAGGCTATAATGATGGGCAGTGTTTTTAAGGAAAGTGCCATTGAAACCGGTTTCAGACAAGAACAAGATGTTATTAAAGCTTGGGAAAAGAAGGCCATTAGAAAGACTCAATTATTAGAAGCTAAAAGCTCCAATCCATCTGCTGCTGCTTTTAATGATAGCAATGGCAAATTGGGTGATAAACAACAATCTGATGCCATAGATGAAGAGGAATTGGCTTTATAG
- the KSH1 gene encoding Ksh1p (similar to Saccharomyces cerevisiae YNL024C-A | KSH1 | KSH (similar to the Hungarian word for 'small')) encodes MSALFNFYSLLEVLLLLICTSTYIYIQWPSIFNRYKGNGVLGIFWKFARIGERASPYVSLACLIMAVNQFSS; translated from the coding sequence atgagtgctctatttaatttttatagtCTATTAGAAGTTTTACTGCTATTAATTTGTACTTCAacctatatatatatccaGTGGCCTTCTATATTCAATAGATACAAAGGAAACGGTGTCTTGGGtatattttggaaatttGCACGTATTGGTGAAAGGGCCTCCCCTTATGTTAGTCTAGCATGCTTAATAATGGCTGTTAATCAATTTTCAAgttaa